From the genome of Treponema peruense:
TCCTACAGGTTCTGCTGATTCTGCAGTGTCCGAAGGTTCCTCATCAAAGTCTGGAAGATCAAAGTCATCGTCGCTTGAATTGTCTTCTATTTTATCTTCTTTATCTTCCTCTGCATCCGGAACAGACTCCATCGAAAGCGAGTCATTGTCATTTTCATTTTCATCTTCTGCACTTTCTTTTTCTGAAGCTTCGTCTGTATCATCAAGGCTCCAGTCAGTTATGTTGCCGTCGTCAAGAAATGCTTTGCCTGAAGTTTCCCCGTTGTTCTGCGAATCTTCGTCTTCGTCATCAAAATCCGGAAGCTGTTCTGTTTCTGCAGTTTCAGAATTATTTTCTTCTTTCGGCTGTCCATCTTCAAAAGATTCTGTTTCGTTTTCTGCAGGCTTGTGTTCACTCTCAGTTTCAGTTTCTGGCTGAGAATCATCTTCAATCAGTTTTTCATCAGAACTTTCAGGTTCGGGAAGTTCAAGTTCTTCTTCTGTCTCGGGGAACTTTACTTCGGCTTCATCAACAGATGTTTCGTCCAGAGGTTCGTCGGGGTCGGCTACATCTTCTGCAGAAAATTCCGGAAGGTCAAAATCGTCTTCAGAAAATATTTCTTCGGAAGAATCATCTTTTTTTTCTTCAAGAGCTGCTGTATCTTCCTGAGTGTCTTTTTTCTTTGTATCATTATTGAGAGTATCAAAAGAAAAGTCTTCGTCGTTTGGAGATGGGGCTATCACGTTATTGTCCTCCGAAGTATCATTGAGTCCGAGTTTTGAAAGTTCCTGCGGTGAAATTGTAATGTCAGATTCATCACCGTTGTCACCGAGCGGAACATAATCTGCAAGAGTGTCGTCACTGTTCTGTTCCGGCTGTTCGTCTGCTTCTGAAAGAGTCGGGTCTTTTTCGAAGTCTACGGGTGGCCGGTTTGCTTCAGAAAGCGTGCGTGAAACAAGTGTTACCTGCGTTTCGCTTTTTTTGCCTGTTTCGGGGTCGGTTATTTCTGCAGAAAGCTCATTGTTTTCATCCAGGCCTATATCAAGGTTCAGATTGGGTTCACCGTTCTGGTGCGGTTTGAGATTCTTGATTTCCAGAGTGTCTACGTATTCAGCGTCGTTCATTGTTCCGTCGGCGCTTCTGTACAAATCTACGTGAACTGTGGTCTGGTTGTCCTGGACAGTCGTCAAATCGATGGACTTTTTGCCTGCCTTTCCTTCTTCTAGAATGGGAAAAAATGTTCCGTCGGCCAGCTTGATTCCAATTTGTTTCATATTCACCCCGCCTGGTATTTTACTTATTTTCGGCATAAAAGTGTACTATCTTCACCGTATTTGCAAAAAACATTTGATTTATGCACAAAATAACAGTATAGTTTAAAGGACTCTCTATAAATTGCAATTTTTAGAGATGCCCTTAAGAGTAATTCAATTTTTTTTGGAGGAAATTATGGAACTCAAAGGCTCAAAAACAGAAGAAAATCTCAAGACAGCTTTTGCCGGCGAATCACAGGCAAGAAACAAGTACACTTATTTTGCAAGCAAAGCCCGAAAGGACGGTTTTGAACAGATTGCAAGAATTTTTGAAGAAACTGCCGCCAATGAAAAAGAACATGCCAAAATGTGGTACAAGCTTCTTAACGGCGAAATAAAATCTACTGCAGAAAATCTCAAGGATGCAGCCGACGGTGAAAACTACGAA
Proteins encoded in this window:
- a CDS encoding LysM peptidoglycan-binding domain-containing protein; translated protein: MKQIGIKLADGTFFPILEEGKAGKKSIDLTTVQDNQTTVHVDLYRSADGTMNDAEYVDTLEIKNLKPHQNGEPNLNLDIGLDENNELSAEITDPETGKKSETQVTLVSRTLSEANRPPVDFEKDPTLSEADEQPEQNSDDTLADYVPLGDNGDESDITISPQELSKLGLNDTSEDNNVIAPSPNDEDFSFDTLNNDTKKKDTQEDTAALEEKKDDSSEEIFSEDDFDLPEFSAEDVADPDEPLDETSVDEAEVKFPETEEELELPEPESSDEKLIEDDSQPETETESEHKPAENETESFEDGQPKEENNSETAETEQLPDFDDEDEDSQNNGETSGKAFLDDGNITDWSLDDTDEASEKESAEDENENDNDSLSMESVPDAEEDKEDKIEDNSSDDDFDLPDFDEEPSDTAESAEPVGLGGVFDGDFGEPDLEQTEDNPFDTSDLDLDDSDYDESKKSKDPTFQPSNNMFNDLYDKETLDGTSSAEVSDDIKKKTRVPVIICVVCAIICIIAALLVLFVIPSKINILSKMRSGEIEDAPVITELPEQKPVEQESENIPEPEPEPAPAAVEDEIVIAENPEVVVPEQPEPPAEKPQDIRYKIVWGDTLWDISEAYYKNPWRYKSLAKYNGIRNPDYIISGTWINIPAE